The following proteins are co-located in the Pyricularia oryzae 70-15 chromosome 1, whole genome shotgun sequence genome:
- a CDS encoding ethanolamine kinase, which translates to MAKSAVVEANGHHTTTANNQCNNNAIPKDPAIGPAQSENHKILFLNLRYRGDDAETSNASATALIQKLRPDWGSEIDFRRFTDGITNTLLQARPRHAEPLPGESQDDARDREAILLRAYGNGTDLIIDRNREAQNHELLSRHRLAPELLALFENGMLYRFIRGRVTAPQDLRRPEIYRAVARRLAQWHSTIPCLPMPKKQQQAQSTTNGGQTRIDEMVPGKLQPNVWTVMQKWILALPTETSAQRERQTSLQKELDRVVAEFGQRPGLGHDGLVFAHCDLLSGNVIVLPKPAATAKSPAAANSADVSVTFIDYEYATPSPAAFDLANHFAEWGGFDCDFSVLPTRAQRREFIREYIRVYFGNGGGDEDDHEDAAEDLFAEVDVYRGLPGFYWGIWALIQATISTIDFDYASYAETRLGEYWAWRAEQDGSRVKEGREMPLRERRWAQEE; encoded by the coding sequence ATGGCCAAGTCGGCCGTTGTCGAGGCTAACGGCCACCACACAACCACGGCCAACAATCAATGCAACAACAATGCCATCCCCAAAGACCCCGCTATTGGCCCGGCCCAGTCAGAGAACCACAAAATCCTCTTTCTCAACCTACGATACCGCGGTGACGATGCTGAAACAAGCAATGCCTCTGCCACCGCCCTGATCCAAAAGCTTCGCCCGGACTGGGGCTCTGAGATTGACTTCCGTCGCTTCACGGACGGCATCACCAACACCCTGCTGCAGGCCCGCCCACGGCACGCCGAGCCTCTCCCTGGCGAGTCCCAAGACGACGCCCGCGACCGCGAGGCCATCCTGCTGCGCGCCTACGGCAACGGCACCGACCTCATAATCGACCGCAACCGCGAGGCGCAGAACCACGAGCTGTTGTCAAGGCACCGCCTGGCCCCAGAGCTGCTGGCGCTTTTCGAAAATGGCATGCTCTATCGCTTCATTCGCGGGCGCGTGACGGCGCCCCAGGATTTGCGCCGCCCAGAAATATACAGGGCCGTCGCCCGCCGTCTTGCACAGTGGCACAGCACTATACCTTGCTTGCCCATGCCTaagaagcagcagcaagcTCAAAGTACCACAAACGGCGGTCAAACCCGCATCGACGAGATGGTCCCTGGAAAGTTGCAGCCCAACGTCTGGACCGTCATGCAAAAATGGATTTTGGCCCTGCCGACCGAGACAAGCGCCCAGCGCGAACGCCAGACCAGCTTACAAAAGGAGCTTGACAGGGTAGTGGCTGAGTTTGGCCAGCGTCCGGGTTTGGGCCACGACGGCTTGGTCTTTGCACACTGCGACCTACTCTCGGGTAATGTCATAGTCCTACCGAAGCCTGCCGCGACCGCAAAGAgccctgccgccgccaacTCCGCCGATGTATCGGTGACCTTTATCGACTACGAATACGCAACCCCGTCCCCTGCCGCCTTTGATCTAGCCAACCACTTTGCCGAGTGGGGCGGTTTTGACTGCGACTTCTCGGTGCTGCCAACCAGGGCACAGCGACGCGAATTCATAAGGGAGTACATTCGGGTGTACTTTGGCAACGGGGGTGGTGACGAGGATGACCATGAAGACGCCGCCGAGGACCTTTTTGCTGAGGTAGATGTTTACCGTGGCCTGCCAGGCTTCTATTGGGGCATTTGGGCGCTCATCCAGGCAACCATCTCCACTATCGACTTTGACTACGCTTCATATGCTGAGACGAGGCTGGGCGAGTACTGGGCTTGGAGGGCAGAGCAGGATGGATCGCGCGTCAAAGAGGGTAGGGAGATGCCTTTGCGCGAAAGACGATGGGCACAGGAGGAGTGA